A single window of Paenibacillus sp. SYP-B4298 DNA harbors:
- a CDS encoding alkaline phosphatase, protein MRRGFKSVNVMMVALLVLMTAACGDGASKDSRVKNVIVMVPDGFSAAYATNYRNYIGGQASTLDEILVGMAKTRSLDHFITDSAAAASAMATGNKVQNGAISMTADGKALKTVLEGAIEANKATGMVVTSTLSHATPGAFSSHANSRVQELEIAAQLIGKVDVLLGGGKNLYSPEDKKRAEELGYLYLENRDQLLEANHDKLFGLFAGESMTPEIDRDAMTEPSLEEMTNKALEVLAPNKNGFFLLVEGSQIDYAGHVNDAAWAMREIEAFERAVKSALEFAKENGDTLLIIAGDHDTGGMTVGNVDSSYSIDLLHHVKASGAAMIDYWKRQGQDLKEVVHEYAQVELNDDEIRAIEESHYYEATLNQIISDRAGIIWITLYHTGVDVPVYAYGPGSSKLFGVIDNTDIAKVIAQSIGFDLESAEGVE, encoded by the coding sequence ATGAGACGGGGCTTTAAATCTGTAAATGTAATGATGGTTGCGCTGCTTGTACTGATGACTGCAGCATGTGGGGATGGAGCATCCAAAGACAGCCGAGTCAAAAATGTTATCGTTATGGTTCCCGACGGTTTCTCTGCCGCGTATGCAACAAATTACCGAAATTATATTGGCGGGCAAGCAAGCACCCTCGATGAAATCCTAGTAGGTATGGCCAAGACGCGATCATTGGATCATTTCATTACCGATTCGGCTGCTGCCGCTTCCGCTATGGCGACAGGAAACAAAGTGCAGAACGGCGCGATCAGTATGACAGCGGACGGCAAGGCTCTGAAGACTGTCCTTGAGGGCGCCATAGAGGCGAACAAGGCCACCGGAATGGTCGTCACATCGACGCTCAGCCATGCGACTCCGGGGGCATTCTCTTCGCATGCTAACTCGAGGGTTCAGGAACTGGAAATTGCCGCTCAACTGATTGGGAAGGTAGATGTGTTATTAGGAGGAGGTAAGAATCTATATTCACCGGAGGATAAGAAGAGAGCAGAGGAGCTGGGCTATCTCTATCTAGAAAACCGCGATCAGTTGCTCGAAGCCAATCATGATAAACTATTCGGACTGTTTGCAGGAGAGAGCATGACTCCAGAAATCGATAGAGATGCTATGACCGAACCCAGCCTGGAAGAAATGACGAACAAGGCGCTCGAGGTACTGGCTCCCAATAAGAACGGCTTCTTTTTATTAGTCGAGGGGAGTCAAATTGATTATGCCGGCCATGTGAATGATGCGGCATGGGCAATGCGGGAAATTGAAGCCTTCGAGCGGGCTGTAAAAAGCGCACTGGAATTCGCGAAGGAGAACGGCGATACCTTGCTAATTATAGCTGGTGACCACGATACCGGGGGAATGACAGTAGGCAATGTAGACAGCTCATACTCTATTGACCTTCTTCATCATGTCAAAGCCTCCGGTGCGGCAATGATCGACTATTGGAAACGGCAAGGCCAGGACCTGAAAGAGGTTGTGCACGAGTATGCTCAGGTGGAACTGAATGATGACGAAATCAGAGCAATTGAGGAAAGCCATTATTATGAGGCAACCCTGAATCAGATCATTAGTGACCGGGCCGGTATTATATGGATCACCCTCTACCATACTGGAGTTGATGTACCCGTCTATGCTTATGGTCCCGGTTCCTCGAAGCTCTTCGGAGTGATTGATAATACGGACATAGCCAAGGTTATTGCACAGTCTATCGGCTTTGATCTCGAGTCCGCTGAGGGAGTTGAATGA
- the yiaK gene encoding 3-dehydro-L-gulonate 2-dehydrogenase: MKRVSFDTMQAEIRRVLLSRGFTEERAGECALLFAEASLEGVYSHGLNRVPRFVDYIDKGWVDIHAVPVKVEGAGMLERYDGKLGPGNLNARFCMQRAIDLAKENGVGMVALRNTNHWMRGGSYGWQAARQGCIGLCWTNTESCMPPWGAKETKVGNNPFVLAVPRAAGSIVLDMAMSQFSYGKLEVTRLKNELLPVDGGFDSEGKLTRDPASIEQSMRILPTGYWKGSGLSFLLDLIAALVAGGWSTRQMDEFKPAPGVSGYGGSQVFIAVDPSVISGGPFTEELVDRAVDYLHQAEPAEDNGRVSFPGERTAQTRQQNLELGIPVDEAIWQKVLEL; encoded by the coding sequence ATGAAGAGAGTTTCTTTTGATACGATGCAGGCTGAAATCCGCCGTGTGCTGCTTAGTAGAGGATTTACGGAAGAGCGTGCCGGGGAATGTGCGCTTTTATTTGCCGAGGCCAGTCTGGAGGGGGTGTATTCCCATGGACTGAACCGGGTTCCGCGATTCGTCGACTACATTGATAAAGGATGGGTCGATATTCATGCGGTGCCTGTCAAGGTCGAAGGTGCAGGGATGCTGGAAAGATATGATGGCAAGCTTGGGCCAGGTAATTTGAATGCCAGGTTCTGCATGCAGCGGGCCATCGACTTGGCCAAGGAGAATGGAGTCGGTATGGTTGCCCTGCGCAATACAAATCATTGGATGCGTGGAGGGAGCTACGGCTGGCAGGCAGCCAGGCAGGGCTGCATCGGCCTGTGCTGGACCAATACGGAGTCGTGTATGCCGCCTTGGGGAGCCAAGGAGACGAAGGTCGGAAATAATCCGTTTGTTCTGGCTGTTCCAAGGGCGGCAGGCAGTATTGTACTGGATATGGCAATGTCTCAGTTCTCATACGGGAAGCTGGAGGTGACGAGGCTGAAAAATGAGCTCTTGCCAGTGGACGGCGGATTCGACAGCGAGGGCAAGCTGACCAGAGACCCGGCGTCGATTGAGCAATCGATGCGTATTTTGCCTACAGGCTACTGGAAGGGATCGGGACTTTCCTTTCTATTGGATCTGATTGCGGCGCTAGTGGCGGGTGGATGGTCGACCAGACAGATGGATGAATTCAAGCCCGCTCCTGGTGTCTCCGGCTATGGGGGCTCCCAGGTCTTCATTGCTGTCGATCCGTCGGTCATCTCTGGAGGTCCGTTCACTGAGGAACTGGTCGACCGCGCAGTGGATTATCTGCATCAGGCTGAGCCTGCGGAGGACAATGGAAGGGTCTCCTTCCCTGGCGAGCGAACGGCTCAGACCCGGCAGCAGAATCTGGAGCTGGGCATCCCCGTTGATGAGGCGATCTGGCAAAAGGTGTTGGAGCTGTAG
- a CDS encoding ABC transporter permease, with translation MEALRGLLRLYVWNMKLGVQRMMAYRFDFILSLLISILFSGIGPYLHYLYFIEASGYPGWTLNEILLFQGLLLLWFGIRDLLFGNIHEYVMKLIRTGDFDRLLVKPYSPIGVLLVSGFSLSSIGPCVTGIFILSMAWHRLNLIFSWKMAGLLVVMFAAGLILFLAITILFSAVTIMLIQTRGIELIINRLLGFADYPVNIFPSAISSILVTLLPIAVWTFYPAQILLDRSDSGMWIAAGSSVILFWLSLQCWKRCLYQYTSAGG, from the coding sequence ATGGAAGCATTACGCGGATTGTTGCGGCTATATGTTTGGAATATGAAGCTAGGCGTGCAAAGGATGATGGCCTACCGATTCGATTTTATCTTGAGCCTGTTGATTTCAATTCTATTCTCGGGTATTGGTCCCTACTTGCATTACTTATATTTCATTGAAGCAAGTGGTTATCCAGGGTGGACATTAAACGAGATTCTGCTGTTCCAAGGTCTGTTACTGCTTTGGTTCGGGATTAGGGATCTATTATTCGGCAATATTCACGAGTACGTCATGAAGCTGATCCGAACGGGTGATTTCGACAGGCTTCTCGTAAAACCTTATTCGCCTATAGGCGTGTTGCTCGTCAGCGGCTTTTCTCTCAGCAGCATTGGACCTTGTGTCACGGGTATCTTCATCCTATCTATGGCGTGGCACCGTCTTAACTTGATCTTTTCGTGGAAAATGGCGGGGTTGCTGGTGGTTATGTTTGCCGCGGGGCTCATTTTATTTCTGGCGATTACAATCTTATTCAGCGCTGTGACGATTATGCTTATCCAAACGAGGGGGATAGAGCTCATTATCAACCGGTTACTCGGTTTTGCGGACTATCCGGTCAATATATTTCCGTCGGCTATATCCTCCATACTCGTAACTCTGCTGCCGATTGCCGTATGGACATTCTATCCTGCACAAATCTTGCTTGACCGGTCTGACTCGGGCATGTGGATTGCTGCCGGAAGCAGCGTGATTTTATTCTGGCTAAGCTTGCAATGCTGGAAGAGGTGTCTGTATCAATATACCAGTGCGGGGGGATAA
- a CDS encoding pentapeptide repeat-containing protein gives MSDWKTSIMDLEKTDISRSKFQEVKAEQLHFDNVSLAETKINNANMAGIVINDANLSSATIQDANMSGVTIDHIHLFGSAFRNIVLPVEGDPNYDPKQNYAPVRFENCNLAGAILTGSDLSNIEIKDCNIKGLKINGILIEDLLNKK, from the coding sequence GGAAAACCTCCATTATGGATTTGGAAAAAACGGATATATCGAGGTCTAAATTCCAGGAAGTGAAGGCAGAACAGCTTCATTTTGATAATGTTAGTTTGGCAGAGACCAAAATTAATAATGCCAACATGGCCGGAATCGTCATTAATGACGCTAATCTCTCCAGCGCAACAATACAGGATGCGAATATGAGTGGGGTCACCATTGACCACATCCACTTGTTCGGATCGGCTTTCCGCAATATTGTTCTGCCTGTGGAAGGCGACCCGAACTACGATCCGAAACAAAACTACGCTCCTGTCCGGTTCGAGAATTGCAATCTAGCCGGTGCAATCTTGACGGGAAGCGATTTATCGAACATCGAAATCAAGGATTGCAATATTAAAGGTTTGAAAATCAACGGTATCCTAATTGAGGACTTGCTTAATAAGAAGTAA
- a CDS encoding carbamoyltransferase C-terminal domain-containing protein, giving the protein MKDGYYLSTYLEIDRLRHLLKSSARHDHNLSLFKKTGDQVELIRYWELERITGVKNHNIAFYSQEQARDFINELLQPLHLSLADINEIWGTPGLQTHDDYHSIHDFPDYSYHNIAHLFSAIMLDSEKFYHSTILALALDAGPDILLDHNSRKKIQFAGCFVREGHMELFPVESPGCMWFWVAQHYRMREGTLMALASACQSESDMDMPPEIPMSGWGFNQWMRSHLKHYIDAVEDLASQQSDPSCSDADPNFSDHERKMSMVMKKVQQRSLEMVDETIEGAIERYNIHPQDTYVAMSGGYALNCPTNSHIMGKFGFKGLIAPPCVNDGGISLGIGLYAFYKKHKGRIRFQLSHPSFGETDHSVRTSIRQSPFASHVKSIGPADEDQAVDDIIQSPVVWFQGSAEIGPRALGNRSILGDPRTNRTKEILNLMKKRQWWRPVAPVIMEEHVQEWFEDAYPSPYMLHTFTIKADKRELVPAIAHLDYTARVQTVNSETNPILHGLLLAFYRRTGVPLLCNTSLNDNEEPIINRVDEALNFALRKGISALHINGERIELLDHERYPATKPHPRKPFLVSGTMAKEELDAVWRELNPYEVSHESIANYFVWEADAINIVTLQDEQIARKIARWGKMFYSLTS; this is encoded by the coding sequence ATGAAGGACGGATATTATCTCTCGACTTACCTGGAAATCGATCGTTTGCGGCATTTATTGAAATCATCTGCTCGCCATGATCATAATCTGTCGTTATTCAAAAAAACCGGTGACCAGGTGGAACTAATTCGTTACTGGGAGTTAGAGCGAATCACAGGTGTGAAAAATCATAATATAGCCTTTTACAGTCAGGAACAAGCCAGAGACTTTATTAATGAATTGCTGCAGCCGCTGCATTTGTCGTTGGCAGACATCAATGAAATTTGGGGAACACCGGGCCTTCAAACGCATGATGACTATCATTCCATTCATGATTTCCCAGATTATAGCTATCACAATATTGCGCATCTCTTCTCGGCAATCATGTTGGATTCGGAGAAGTTTTATCACTCGACTATACTCGCTCTGGCATTGGATGCAGGACCTGACATACTCTTAGACCACAATTCCCGTAAAAAAATCCAATTTGCCGGCTGCTTCGTCCGCGAAGGTCATATGGAGCTGTTTCCTGTGGAATCGCCGGGCTGTATGTGGTTTTGGGTGGCGCAGCATTATAGGATGAGGGAAGGCACCCTGATGGCTCTCGCGTCGGCTTGCCAGAGCGAGTCCGATATGGATATGCCACCGGAGATTCCAATGAGTGGCTGGGGGTTCAATCAGTGGATGCGGAGTCATCTGAAACACTATATTGATGCTGTTGAAGACCTCGCATCGCAACAGTCAGACCCATCCTGCTCGGACGCAGACCCGAATTTCTCAGATCATGAACGTAAAATGAGTATGGTGATGAAGAAGGTCCAGCAACGATCACTTGAGATGGTTGATGAGACGATTGAAGGTGCAATAGAGCGCTATAACATTCACCCTCAAGATACGTATGTGGCGATGTCGGGCGGATACGCGCTTAATTGTCCGACCAACAGCCACATCATGGGCAAGTTCGGATTCAAAGGATTGATTGCGCCGCCATGTGTAAATGACGGAGGCATATCGCTTGGTATAGGGTTATACGCTTTCTATAAGAAACACAAAGGGAGAATACGATTCCAGCTTAGCCACCCATCGTTTGGCGAGACGGATCATTCAGTCCGGACTTCCATCCGGCAGTCTCCCTTTGCCTCACATGTGAAGAGCATAGGCCCGGCAGACGAGGATCAAGCCGTTGATGATATTATTCAGAGTCCTGTTGTCTGGTTTCAGGGCTCAGCCGAGATAGGCCCGCGTGCGCTTGGAAACCGATCTATCTTGGGCGATCCTCGGACGAATCGGACGAAGGAGATACTCAATCTTATGAAGAAACGCCAATGGTGGCGGCCTGTGGCTCCAGTCATTATGGAAGAGCATGTTCAGGAATGGTTTGAAGATGCATATCCTTCCCCGTATATGCTGCATACGTTTACGATTAAGGCAGACAAGCGAGAGCTTGTCCCCGCGATTGCCCACTTGGACTACACGGCAAGGGTGCAGACCGTAAATTCGGAAACCAACCCGATTCTTCATGGACTGCTGCTTGCGTTCTATCGTAGAACGGGTGTGCCTCTCTTATGTAATACCTCGCTTAATGATAATGAAGAACCCATTATTAACCGTGTGGATGAAGCATTGAACTTCGCTCTTCGTAAAGGGATCAGCGCATTGCATATAAATGGAGAACGAATAGAGCTGTTGGATCATGAACGCTACCCGGCCACCAAGCCTCACCCCCGTAAACCATTTTTAGTATCTGGTACAATGGCGAAGGAAGAGCTCGATGCAGTATGGCGGGAGCTGAATCCTTATGAAGTATCGCATGAGTCGATAGCCAATTATTTCGTATGGGAAGCCGATGCGATCAACATTGTAACTCTTCAAGACGAACAAATCGCTAGAAAAATCGCCCGCTGGGGAAAAATGTTCTATTCGTTGACTTCATAG
- a CDS encoding ABC transporter permease — protein MRVMVQTLLISIRLFWVHPKALVISFIVHPLILLLNILVFYSIFNHHGELMIQGYTLTQMIWYFNVVHLITILIWNNTDRRLSGQILSGDLGNALLRPLSLFRFEFYNAVTLRIGGLLFEVIPDFFIFMLIYPPVFLELPSVIRFIPVVFLSFLIYFLISYLIGLSAVIIHSNSSVRRTVFTVASLLGGGMIPLDFFPAKLRSVCDALPFKYIFYVPIQFFLNRGGGAGTAFWLQTLGYQLVWAGILFALCMVSWRLLMKRIVVVGG, from the coding sequence ATGCGCGTGATGGTGCAGACATTACTTATCAGCATTAGATTATTTTGGGTACACCCCAAGGCTCTAGTTATTTCCTTTATCGTCCATCCGTTAATTCTGCTACTCAATATTCTTGTTTTCTATAGCATATTTAATCACCATGGCGAGCTGATGATACAAGGATATACGTTGACGCAGATGATATGGTATTTCAACGTCGTGCATCTGATTACGATACTCATATGGAATAATACGGATCGCAGATTATCCGGGCAGATTTTATCAGGGGATTTGGGCAACGCTTTACTTCGACCGTTGTCACTCTTCCGGTTTGAATTTTATAATGCCGTTACGCTCCGTATCGGAGGGCTGCTATTTGAGGTTATTCCTGATTTTTTCATATTCATGTTAATATATCCTCCTGTCTTTCTAGAGCTCCCTTCTGTTATCCGATTCATTCCCGTAGTGTTCCTGTCGTTCCTGATTTACTTTCTGATCAGCTATCTCATCGGGCTAAGCGCCGTTATTATACACAGTAACAGCAGCGTGCGAAGAACTGTATTCACCGTGGCTTCTTTGCTTGGGGGTGGCATGATTCCATTGGATTTCTTCCCGGCTAAGCTTCGTTCTGTATGCGATGCGCTCCCGTTTAAATATATTTTCTATGTTCCTATACAGTTTTTTCTTAATCGGGGAGGGGGAGCAGGTACAGCTTTTTGGCTCCAAACCTTAGGGTACCAACTCGTCTGGGCAGGCATTTTGTTCGCATTATGTATGGTGTCCTGGCGGTTGTTAATGAAACGGATCGTCGTTGTTGGGGGGTAA
- a CDS encoding YhcH/YjgK/YiaL family protein has protein sequence MIVGDFTDWERDKQAVSPVLRQALEYLRCTDMLHWEPGKYELDGEDMFLVVQELDTVVKTERKAERHARYIDVHYLIRGKEERIGVGRAAAAQVMVEDELESADYALYDTIHGEVEVTLVPGMYAVFFPADVHRPGCSSAGGSAIKKAVIKIHIDLLCQDVEAGITEGEEGQ, from the coding sequence TTGATAGTTGGGGATTTTACCGATTGGGAACGGGACAAGCAAGCAGTGTCCCCTGTGCTTCGGCAAGCACTGGAGTACCTTCGCTGCACAGATATGCTTCATTGGGAGCCGGGCAAATATGAGCTCGATGGAGAGGATATGTTCCTTGTTGTGCAGGAGCTGGATACTGTGGTGAAGACAGAGAGAAAGGCCGAGCGCCATGCGCGGTATATCGATGTGCATTATTTGATCAGGGGCAAGGAGGAACGAATCGGTGTCGGAAGAGCTGCGGCCGCGCAGGTCATGGTCGAGGATGAGCTGGAAAGCGCTGACTATGCGCTCTACGATACCATTCATGGCGAGGTGGAGGTAACACTTGTTCCAGGTATGTATGCTGTTTTTTTTCCCGCAGATGTACATCGGCCGGGCTGCAGCTCGGCAGGCGGTTCTGCTATTAAAAAGGCAGTTATAAAGATCCACATCGATCTGCTGTGCCAAGACGTGGAGGCAGGGATTACAGAGGGGGAGGAAGGTCAATGA
- a CDS encoding ABC transporter ATP-binding protein gives MSEVIINIEGLRKSFKVYKKKEGLLSSIQGYWGRKSESVLAIDGINLSVNKGEIRGLIGPNGAGKSTTIKIMSGILHPTEGKVEIMGMTPWKDRKKYVKNLGVLFGQKSQLQWDLPAVDTFALNREIYNIPMARYRERIEYFNDLLKIGEVIHKPVRLLSLGERMKCELVCALLHEPTLIFLDEPTIGLDIISKETIRNFIRLANRELRTTFIITTHDVSDLEDLCEKVTIINNGHVVFDNSMLSLSSFFRDRKVIDITFLEPVPLEKLHPYKVLSYQSLTAKIEVQLGDRDIKQHVTNIFERYPVMDINVGNIRIEDVIKYIYSS, from the coding sequence TTGAGCGAAGTCATCATCAATATAGAAGGATTGCGGAAGTCATTCAAGGTGTACAAGAAGAAGGAGGGGCTGTTATCCAGTATTCAAGGCTACTGGGGGAGGAAGAGTGAGAGTGTTCTTGCGATAGACGGGATTAATTTAAGTGTGAATAAGGGTGAAATCCGCGGCTTAATCGGTCCCAATGGTGCGGGCAAGTCAACGACGATCAAAATTATGTCCGGCATTCTGCATCCGACCGAGGGGAAGGTGGAGATCATGGGGATGACACCTTGGAAGGACCGTAAAAAGTATGTCAAAAACCTTGGCGTGCTCTTTGGTCAAAAATCGCAGTTGCAATGGGATCTCCCCGCTGTTGACACGTTTGCATTGAACCGTGAGATCTACAACATTCCCATGGCACGTTATCGCGAGCGTATCGAATATTTTAATGATCTGTTGAAGATTGGGGAAGTCATACACAAGCCGGTGAGATTACTTTCTCTGGGCGAGCGGATGAAGTGCGAATTGGTGTGTGCGCTACTTCATGAGCCGACACTCATATTTCTGGACGAACCGACGATCGGTCTCGATATTATCTCCAAAGAAACGATCCGCAATTTTATTCGCCTTGCAAACCGAGAACTCCGAACGACGTTTATCATTACGACCCACGATGTATCCGATCTTGAGGATTTATGTGAGAAGGTCACCATTATCAACAATGGACATGTCGTATTCGACAATTCGATGCTCAGCCTGAGCTCATTTTTCCGTGACCGTAAGGTGATCGATATTACCTTCCTCGAGCCTGTGCCGCTTGAGAAGCTTCATCCCTATAAAGTCCTTTCCTATCAAAGCTTAACAGCCAAGATTGAAGTACAGCTAGGCGATAGAGATATTAAGCAGCATGTAACGAATATTTTCGAGAGGTATCCAGTTATGGACATCAATGTCGGTAATATTCGGATCGAAGATGTCATTAAGTATATTTATTCTTCCTAA
- a CDS encoding acyl carrier protein yields the protein MISTYEDTVKAVSAMIRDVVAIHAEFGPEDDLRELGLHSIAAITLVVEIEKQYEIEYNDDELLLGNFATIAIIVAGIQRKLQEKGRG from the coding sequence TTGATTAGTACTTATGAGGATACGGTCAAAGCGGTAAGCGCAATGATTCGGGACGTTGTTGCAATCCACGCAGAATTTGGGCCTGAGGATGATCTAAGGGAGCTTGGTCTGCACTCTATCGCTGCCATTACATTGGTAGTCGAGATTGAGAAACAATATGAGATTGAATATAACGATGACGAGCTGCTGCTGGGGAACTTTGCAACGATAGCCATTATCGTAGCGGGGATTCAGAGAAAACTTCAGGAGAAGGGGAGGGGCTAG
- a CDS encoding DUF72 domain-containing protein has translation MIRIGLTGWGDHVSLYPDREAAANKLKTYSEWFETVEVDSMFYAVQPQKNMQKWTEETPDSFRFLVKAYQGMTGHSRGKLPFDSEEAMYTAFHASLQPMQEAGKLEAVLFQFPPWFDCKREHVGILREAKRRMGDVPCALEFRHRSWFEPQMRQRTLHFMREEGWIHSLCDEPQVGAGCVPIVEEVTHSELTVVRLHGRNEKGWQSSGQPNWREVRYLYRYSEAELLEWAERLQRLAQQTARLCVIFNNNSGGDAADNGKQMLALLGKVPPRGTFAPVLPGQEKPEQLELF, from the coding sequence GTGATTCGGATCGGATTGACCGGCTGGGGCGACCACGTATCGCTGTATCCCGACAGGGAGGCGGCTGCCAACAAGCTGAAGACCTACAGCGAATGGTTCGAGACGGTCGAAGTGGATAGCATGTTCTATGCGGTGCAGCCGCAAAAGAATATGCAGAAATGGACAGAGGAGACGCCTGACTCGTTCCGCTTCCTGGTTAAGGCGTATCAGGGCATGACCGGACATTCCAGAGGCAAGCTTCCCTTCGACTCGGAGGAGGCCATGTATACGGCGTTCCATGCGTCGCTGCAGCCGATGCAGGAGGCAGGCAAGCTGGAGGCGGTGCTGTTCCAGTTCCCGCCGTGGTTCGATTGCAAGCGGGAGCATGTAGGCATCCTGCGCGAGGCCAAGCGGCGAATGGGCGATGTGCCGTGTGCGCTGGAATTCCGGCATCGCAGTTGGTTCGAGCCGCAGATGCGGCAGCGCACTCTTCACTTCATGCGTGAAGAAGGCTGGATACATAGCTTGTGCGATGAGCCACAGGTGGGTGCAGGGTGCGTGCCGATCGTGGAGGAGGTTACGCATAGCGAGCTGACGGTGGTGCGGCTGCATGGCCGCAACGAGAAGGGCTGGCAATCATCGGGTCAGCCGAACTGGCGCGAGGTGCGTTATCTGTACCGCTACAGCGAGGCGGAGCTGCTGGAGTGGGCAGAACGCCTGCAGCGGCTTGCGCAGCAGACGGCTCGTCTGTGTGTCATCTTCAACAATAACTCCGGTGGAGATGCAGCGGATAATGGCAAGCAGATGCTCGCGCTGCTGGGGAAGGTGCCGCCGCGCGGCACCTTCGCTCCCGTGCTCCCCGGACAAGAGAAGCCGGAGCAACTGGAGTTGTTCTAG
- a CDS encoding zinc-binding alcohol dehydrogenase family protein, with product MKAVQVVRPGELRIVERQEPAIQHGGEVLMKVRMAGICGSDMHIYHGTSPVATYPRVIGHEVVGEIIEVGSETERIRPGDKVVLEPIQSCGVCYACRAGRRNVCEQLQVYGVHLDGGYQEYMVVPERNVHKIADHLDWQTGVLIEPFTIGAQAAWRGDVRPGDVVFIMGAGPIGLCALHMSKIRGATCIVSDISDAKLAYAAELGADYTLHARKENIRTALLQFTGGLGPNVTIDAVCTEQTFEEAVDVTSVAGRVVVLGFGDSPSRIPQLPITKKELTVVGSRLQSNQFGYVIDLFNQGVLQPQSFITHRYPIDEVHRAIQLIETHPNEVRKVILEF from the coding sequence ATGAAGGCAGTGCAGGTGGTTAGACCTGGAGAGCTGCGTATTGTCGAACGGCAGGAGCCGGCCATTCAGCATGGGGGCGAGGTGCTGATGAAGGTCAGAATGGCCGGCATCTGCGGCTCAGACATGCATATCTACCACGGGACCTCTCCAGTTGCGACGTATCCGCGCGTGATCGGACATGAGGTGGTTGGTGAAATTATAGAGGTCGGATCAGAAACAGAGCGAATCAGGCCTGGGGATAAAGTAGTACTGGAGCCGATACAGTCATGCGGAGTCTGCTATGCATGTCGTGCGGGTCGGAGAAATGTATGCGAGCAATTGCAGGTGTATGGTGTTCATCTGGATGGCGGCTATCAGGAATATATGGTGGTCCCGGAACGCAATGTCCATAAAATTGCTGACCATCTGGATTGGCAGACAGGTGTGCTGATCGAGCCGTTTACCATTGGCGCCCAGGCGGCTTGGCGTGGGGATGTGAGACCAGGGGATGTCGTATTCATTATGGGAGCCGGTCCCATCGGATTATGTGCCCTCCATATGTCCAAGATTCGCGGCGCTACTTGTATCGTGTCGGATATTAGCGATGCCAAGCTGGCTTACGCCGCTGAGTTAGGGGCGGATTATACGCTGCATGCACGCAAGGAGAATATTCGTACAGCGCTGCTGCAGTTTACCGGCGGCCTCGGCCCCAATGTTACGATAGATGCTGTATGTACGGAGCAAACGTTCGAGGAGGCGGTAGACGTAACCTCGGTTGCCGGACGGGTCGTAGTGCTGGGATTTGGCGACTCTCCCTCCCGCATCCCGCAGCTCCCAATTACAAAGAAAGAGTTGACAGTTGTGGGCTCGCGACTCCAGTCGAACCAATTCGGGTATGTGATTGATCTGTTTAATCAAGGTGTGCTTCAGCCGCAATCATTCATTACCCACCGTTATCCGATAGATGAGGTTCATCGGGCCATTCAACTCATCGAGACGCATCCGAATGAGGTGCGAAAGGTGATCCTTGAATTCTGA